GCACCTACGGTACTCGCTCGCAGATGCTATCCAGGAAGGAGATTAATCATGAAAAAAATCCATGTTGCCCTCATAGTAGTTACTGCAATCATTCTAATTGGTTCATTAATATATGGGGGACTTCATCTATATGGCAACAAAAACACGCTTCCAAAGGGTACAACCCTTGCCGGATGGGAGTTGGGCGGGCTGAACATCTCAGAGGTTCGTTCCGAGCTGGAGAAGAAGCTCCTTGCTCTTGAATCTGTCCCCCTTGTGCTGCAGGTCGAAGGAAATTCTGAGCTTACCCTCAATCTTAAACAAGCTGGAATGACCTATGAAGCCGCAGCTTTTGGGCAAGGTCTACAAGATCTCACAGAAGGACGGCTATGGGATCGGGTAAAAGCCCGTTACAGCTTCCCCCAGAATTGGAGTCTTGAAGCCCATCTGGATATCGCACAATTACAGACCATCCTAAGTCCCGCTTGGGAGAGAGAATCCTTTGGAGATCCAGTGGATGCTACGCGGCGAATTACCGGGGATGATCGTGTAGTGTATACGCCCGAGAAGACTTCCCTCGAGGTAGACTGGACAGGGATGGTGACTTCACTATGGGCCGCTGCCCCCACTCGTTTTAATCGTCTAATTGCGCTGCAGGAGAAAGGAATCACACTGGAAGTACCTTTAACAATATTACAACCGGATATCACCCTAAACGCTCTAAAGGAGCAAGGCATTGAGCGAAAAATTATGCAATTCAGCACCTCTCTCGGCGCAAGTGGACCTGGACGAATCTACAACGTTGAATCAGCGGCCAAAGCTGTGAACGGTACCGTGCTCCCGCCTGGAGCCGTCTTTGATTATGGCAAGGCTATTGAAAAAGCCAAGATAGAATACGGATTCCGCGAAGCGCCAGTGATTGTGAACGGAAAGCTTCAGGCGGGTGTCGGCGGAGGAATCTGTCAAGTATCGAGCACTCTCTACAACGCGGTCCTACGTACCGGACTGGAGATTGTGGAGCGCCGCAACCACTCCTTGCCGGTCAACTATCTACCCAAAGGCCAGGATGCGACGTTCGCTGAGGGTTATATCAACTTCCGTTTTCGCAATACGACCGGCAAATATCTCGTCATAAAAGCGGCTGTCCAAGGCCGA
The window above is part of the Paenibacillus sp. FSL K6-0276 genome. Proteins encoded here:
- a CDS encoding VanW family protein; protein product: MKKIHVALIVVTAIILIGSLIYGGLHLYGNKNTLPKGTTLAGWELGGLNISEVRSELEKKLLALESVPLVLQVEGNSELTLNLKQAGMTYEAAAFGQGLQDLTEGRLWDRVKARYSFPQNWSLEAHLDIAQLQTILSPAWERESFGDPVDATRRITGDDRVVYTPEKTSLEVDWTGMVTSLWAAAPTRFNRLIALQEKGITLEVPLTILQPDITLNALKEQGIERKIMQFSTSLGASGPGRIYNVESAAKAVNGTVLPPGAVFDYGKAIEKAKIEYGFREAPVIVNGKLQAGVGGGICQVSSTLYNAVLRTGLEIVERRNHSLPVNYLPKGQDATFAEGYINFRFRNTTGKYLVIKAAVQGRSLTIKLFGTFPQNVTYKVHSQIVEVLPPVDKYVNDPSLPRGGSRVIQNGKTGYVVETYTTRFVDGKSTEVKKLSRDVYYAQKRLIAINRGGVSKSVIPDVPRKQLVEDGVRSE